TCGGTGTCTTCGCCAAGCTCACCAACACCTACTGCCTTGTCGCAGTTGGCGGAAGCGAGAATTTTTACTCTGCTTTCGAAGCAGAACTCGGCGATTCCGTACCGATCGCCCACACTACCATCGCTGGAACCCGTATCGTCGGTCGTATGACCGCGGGAAACCGTCGTGGTCTACTAGTCCCCACACAGACCACCGACCAAGAACTACAACATCTACGTAACTCGCTCCCAGACTCGGTCCGTATCCAGCGTGTGGAAGAAAGACTCAGCGCGCTCGGAAATGTGATCTGTTGCAACGACTACGTTGCACTAGTTCACCCCGACATCGACCGCGAAACAGAAGAACTTATCGCAGATGTCCTGGGTGTCGAAGTCTTTCGTCAAACCATCTCGGGAAACATCCTAGTCGGATCCTATTGTGCTCTAAGCAACCAAGGTGGTCTACTGCATCCGCAAACTACCGTACAGGACCAAGAGGAACTATCCTCGCTACTGCAAGTGCCATTGGTCGCCGGTACCATCAATCGCGGTAGCGCCGTTGTGGGGGCCGGGATGGTAGTCAACGACTACCTTGCTGTGACGGGTCTGGACACAACCGCACCCGAGCTGAGTGTGATCGAGTCGATCTTCCGTCTACAGGACGCAGACCCAAGAGCGATCTCCGCCGGGCTGCGCGACACATTGATCGAGACCTATTCGTAGATTACGTACTAATTGCCACGCACTTTTTTGCCTCCCTCGCCCCCCCTCCTACCTCTTTgtcttttctccaaatccCCCTTCTGTCTCTCCCCCCGGGCTGATGTCATTGGCCGGCCACGCGGGCGCGCACGCTTTGAAACGCAGCGTTGATCTCTGCAACCAGATTTGCTACAGGAGATACCGATATGTATACACGCACACACACCCACATGAACACATACATATGTAGATAAATGgatatatatatatatatatatatatgtataTATGTATCTGGGCAATTGGGATAAAATATAACTTGCTCGAGAGAATAATCAAAATTGAGTAGTGTGATGTTGACGTCCAACTCGGCCGTTTACAATGTAAGTTACGTCCAGGGCAGGCTCCAGACGGTGCAACCAATGAGAAATACCGTTGGAACGAGGCCACGTGACTCTCACGTGACGCTGCCTCCGATTTCTTCGTTGGTACCACCTTCCAGCTACCCTGCGGGTATGCCGCTTGCTGGACCACCACCGAGGATGGTGGTTGCACCGCAGATGGCGACAGCTACGCGTGTGATGCCAACACACGTCCAGGTGGCACCGGGCCCTGTACAGGGCCCGGTGCTCAACCAGGCGGTTAGGTTAAGAAAACAGTGTCCGGTGTGTGGGAAAGTGTGCTCGAGGCCGAGCACTTTGAAGACGCACTATCTGATCCATACGGGGGATACGCCATTCAAGTGCAGCTGGGGGAACTGTACCAAGAGTTTTAATGTGAAGAGCAATATGCTGAGGCATCTGAAGAGCCATGAGAGGAAACTTAAGCGAGATCCGCGCTGAGCGCGGTGGCGGCCCCGGCGGCAGCAACAGCGACAACAACGACAGCGGCTATTCATATATT
Above is a window of Torulaspora delbrueckii CBS 1146 chromosome 6, complete genome DNA encoding:
- the TIF6 gene encoding translation initiation factor 6 (similar to Saccharomyces cerevisiae TIF6 (YPR016C); ancestral locus Anc_8.118), with product MATRTQFENSNEIGVFAKLTNTYCLVAVGGSENFYSAFEAELGDSVPIAHTTIAGTRIVGRMTAGNRRGLLVPTQTTDQELQHLRNSLPDSVRIQRVEERLSALGNVICCNDYVALVHPDIDRETEELIADVLGVEVFRQTISGNILVGSYCALSNQGGLLHPQTTVQDQEELSSLLQVPLVAGTINRGSAVVGAGMVVNDYLAVTGLDTTAPELSVIESIFRLQDADPRAISAGLRDTLIETYS
- the TDEL0F01170 gene encoding uncharacterized protein (similar to Saccharomyces cerevisiae YPR013C; ancestral locus Anc_8.116), translated to MLTSNSAVYNVSYVQGRLQTVQPMRNTVGTRPRDSHVTLPPISSLVPPSSYPAGMPLAGPPPRMVVAPQMATATRVMPTHVQVAPGPVQGPVLNQAVRLRKQCPVCGKVCSRPSTLKTHYLIHTGDTPFKCSWGNCTKSFNVKSNMLRHLKSHERKLKRDPR